A single window of Vigna unguiculata cultivar IT97K-499-35 chromosome 1, ASM411807v1, whole genome shotgun sequence DNA harbors:
- the LOC114181000 gene encoding BEL1-like homeodomain protein 1, producing MATYFHHGNSEIQSGAADGLQTLVLMNPGYIHYPDAPSQPPPSHAAGNLVFLNPAAVAGANSNNNFNPHAPPSHTQQFVGIPLPASQDLNHHSMHGHHDVSALHGFLPRMQYNHWNALDPASAARETPRAQQGLSLGLGSFREGQAPGMSGEDLRVSGSSPSSASGVTNNGASGIQSVLLSSKYLKAAHELLEEVVNVNNGIGTELGKKSGGQTKVIGESSAAGSGDGSVGGEGNGKRSSELSTAERQEIQMKKAKLIAMLDEVEQRYRQYHQQMEIVVSSFEQAAGIGSARTYTALALQTISKQFRCLKDAIAGQVRAANKSLGEEDCFGGKIEGSRLKYVDHHLRQQRALQQLGMIQHNAWRPQRGLPERSVSVLRAWLFEHFLHPYPKDSDKHMLAKQTGLTRSQVSNWFINARVRLWKPMVEEMYLEEMKDHEQNGSEDKSSKSNEDSSTKMAAPPEKGPSGETEAKSFNSKQEVSKSQNTGMVSISRASTSPLGGSVRNQSGFRFMGSSELEGITQGSPKKARNHEMMHSPNSVPSMNIDVKPNEANNEQLSMKFGEERQGRNESSFMGNQTNFIGGFGQYPIGDIGRFDAEQFAPRFSGNGVSLTLGLDSLPGTHQTFLPNQNIQLGRSLDIGEPNEFGSINTSSPHSSAAYESISMQNPKRFAAQLLPDFVT from the exons ATGGCGACATACTTTCATCATGGTAACTCCGAAATCCAATCCGGTGCCGCCGACGGACTCCAAACTCTTGTCCTCATGAATCCAGGTTACATCCACTACCCCGACGCGCCGTCGCAGCCCCCGCCCTCACACGCTGCGGGAAATCTCGTGTTTCTCAACCCCGCCGCGGTTGCCGGCgccaacagcaacaacaacttCAACCCTCACGCGCCGCCCTCACACACCCAACAATTCGTTGGAATCCCCCTCCCGGCTTCCCAGGACCTCAACCACCACTCCATGCACGGGCACCACGATGTCTCGGCGCTGCATGGCTTCCTCCCACGCATGCAGTACAATCACTGGAACGCTTTAGACCCGGCCTCGGCGGCGCGTGAGACCCCACGCGCGCAGCAGGGCTTGTCTCTGGGGCTGGGGTCGTTCCGGGAGGGTCAGGCGCCGGGCATGTCCGGCGAAGACTTGCGCGTGTCGGGGAGTTCGCCGTCGTCGGCGTCTGGGGTTACCAACAATGGAGCTTCGGGCATTCAGAGCGTTCTCCTGAGCTCAAAGTACTTGAAGGCAGCGCATGAGCTTCTAGAAGAGGTTGTGAATGTTAACAATGGGATTGGCACTGAGTTGGGTAAAAAGAGTGGGGGACAGACGAAGGTGATTGGAGAATCATCCGCAGCAGGTAGTGGAGATGGTTCGGTTGGTGGTGAAGGAAACGGAAAACGTAGCTCTGAGCTATCAACTGCAGAAAGACAAGAAATCCAGATGAAGAAAGCCAAACTGATTGCCATGCTTGATGAG GTGGAGCAAAGGTACAGACAGTACCACCAGCAGATGGAGATTGTGGTGTCATCATTTGAGCAAGCTGCGGGGATTGGGTCTGCGAGGACATACACGGCTCTTGCATTGCAAACAATCTCTAAGCAATTTCGGTGTTTGAAGGATGCTATTGCAGGACAGGTTCGAGCTGCAAACAAGAGCTTAGGAGAAGAAGATTGCTTTGGAGGGAAAATAGAAGGTTCGAGGCTCAAATATGTGGACCATCATCTGAGGCAACAACGAGCTCTTCAACAATTGGGAATGATCCAGCACAATGCTTGGAGACCCCAGAGGGGATTGCCTGAAAGATCTGTTTCTGTTCTTCGTGCCTGGCTCTTCGAACACTTCCTCCACCC TTACCCCAAGGACTCGGACAAACACATGTTGGCAAAGCAAACAGGGCTAACAAGGAGCCAG GTCTCAAATTGGTTTATAAATGCTCGGGTTCGGCTTTGGAAGCCAATGGTGGAGGAAATGTACTTGGAAGAGATGAAGGATCATGAACAGAATGGATCTGAGGATAAATCAAGCAAGAGCAATGAAGATTCTTCTACGAAAATGGCAGCACCACCAGAGAAAGGTCCTTCCGGTGAAACCGAGGCTAAAAGTTTCAATTCCAAACAAGAAGTTTCAAAGAGCCAGAACACTGGTATGGTTTCAATTTCTAGAGCATCAACGTCACCACTTGGTGGGAGTGTGAGAAACCAATCAGGATTCAGATTCATGGGGTCTTCGGAGCTAGAAGGGATCACACAGGGAAGTCCGAAGAAAGCAAGGAATCATGAGATGATGCATTCCCCAAATAGTGTCCCTTCAATGAACATCGATGTGAAGCCCAATGAGGCAAACAATGAGCAACTCTCAATGAAATTTGGGGAGGAAAGGCAAGGTAGAAACGAATCCTCTTTCATGGGAAACCAAACAAACTTCATTGGTGGTTTTGGACAGTACCCAATTGGGGATATTGGAAGATTTGATGCAGAGCAGTTTGCTCCGAGGTTTTCAGGTAATGGTGTTTCCCTCACTCTTGGTCTTGATTCATTACCCGGAACTCATCAAACATTCCTCCCAAACCAAAACATTCAACTGGGTAGAAGCTTGGACATTGGTGAACCAAATGAGTTTGGTAGCATAAACACTTCGTCTCCTCACTCTTCAGCTGCTTATGAGAGTATCAGCATGCAAAACCCAAAGAGGTTTGCTGCACAATTGTTGCCAGACTTTGTGACCTGA